A stretch of Eleutherodactylus coqui strain aEleCoq1 chromosome 2, aEleCoq1.hap1, whole genome shotgun sequence DNA encodes these proteins:
- the LOC136611204 gene encoding potassium voltage-gated channel subfamily A member 2-like isoform X1 — protein sequence MEIALVSWENGGAPAVAGSTTGEDGTTTTTMSGRTANRRDLLQIPRAPSWLNDYSQGREEESCQQRPQQHHHHPHKQQQQQYQPPGTGQAGGGGEGGGGGGGCGGGGVGERLQSNDIIMSYPGTNTKDCDIDTVIRLDEEEEPHAHHHHPNLPEEEEDHHFDLGIMDHENNQRVIINIAGLRFETQLSTLNQFPDTLLGDPEKRMRFFDPLRNEYFFDRNRPSFDGILYFYQSGGKIRRPVNVSIDVFADEIRFYELGEEAMERFREDEGFLKDEEKPLPRNEFQRQVWLIFEYPESSSSARGIAIVSVLVILISIITFCLETLPEFRDENELPPTLSKVLNDTQQPTAPSGLTDPFFIIETTCVIWFTFELLVRFFACPSKSEFSKNIMNIIDIVAIIPYFITLGTELAEQQTNNGQQAMSLAILRVIRLVRVFRIFKLSRHSKGLQILGQTLKASMRELGLLIFFLFIGVILFSSAVYFAEADDPESHFSSIPDAFWWAVVTMTTVGYGDMRPVTVGGKIVGSLCAIAGVLTIALPVPVIVSNFNYFYHRETDHEEQVILKEEPSSAQGSCAGDLKKSPSKSSLNKSIVHLENVEGINNGTGTLEKTNLKAKSNVDLRKSLYALCLDTNRETDL from the coding sequence ATGGAGATTGCTTTGGTGAGTTGGGAGAACGGTGGAGCCCCAGCTGTAGCTGGCAGCACAACAGGAGAAGATGGAACTACAACCACCACCATGTCAGGCAGAACAGCAAACAGGAGGGATCTGCTGCAAATCCCCAGGGCACCATCTTGGCTGAATGATTACAGTCAAGGGAGAGAAGAGGAAAGCTGCCAGCAACGACCACAAcaacatcatcatcatcctcacaagcaacagcagcagcaatatCAGCCACCGGGGACTggacaagcaggaggaggaggagaaggtggtggtggtggaggtggatgtggaggaggaggtgtgggcGAACGGTTGCAAAGCAACGACATTATCATGAGCTACCCTGGCACTAACACCAAGGACTGTGATATAGACACTGTCATCAGgttggatgaggaggaggaaccccatgcccaccaccaccaccccaacctgcctgaggaggaggaggaccacCACTTTGACTTAGGTATCATGGACCACGAAAACAATCAAAGGGTCATCATCAACATTGCAGGCTTGAGGTTTGAGACTCAACTATCTACACTCAATCAGTTTCCAGACACTTTGTTAGGTGACCCTGAGAAGAGGATGAGGTTCTTTGACCCTCTGAGGAATGAATATTTCTTTGATCGAAACAGACCCAGTTTTGATGGCATCCTCTACTTCTACCAGTCTGGTGGCAAAATCAGACGTCCTGTCAACGTTTCTATTGATGTTTTTGCAGATGAAATTCGTTTCTATGAATTGGGTGAAGAAGCCATGGAGAGGTTCAGAGAAGATGAGGGCTTCCTTAAAGATGAGGAGAAGCCTCTTCCAAGGAATGAGTTCCAGCGCcaggtatggcttatatttgaaTATCCTGAAAGTTCAAGTTCTGCCAGAGGTATTGCCATAGTCAGTGTGCTTGTCATTCTCATCTCTATCATCACCTTCTGCCTGGAGACCTTACCAGAGTTCAGGGATGAGAATGAGCTGCCCCCGACACTGTCTAAGGTGCTGAATGACACCCAACAGCCTACTGCCCCAAGTGGCCTGACAGATCCCTTCTTCATTATAGAGACTACTTGTGTCATATGGTTCACCTTTGAATTACTTGTCAGGTTCTTCGCTTGCCCCAGCAAATCTGAGTTCTCCAAGAACATCATGAACATCATTGATATAGTGGCCATCATCCCTTACTTTATAACCCTTGGAACAGAGCTGGCTGAGCAACAGACTAACAATGGACAGCAGGCTATGTCTTTGGCCATCTTGCGGGTCATTCGTTTGGTAAGAGTCTTCAGAATATTTAAGTTGTCCAGGCACTCTAAAGGACTGCAGATCTTGGGGCAGACTTTAAAGGCCAGTATGAGAGAATTGGGGTTGCTGATATTTTTCCTTTTCATTGGAGTTATACTGTTTTCCAGCGCTGTTTACTTTGCAGAAGCTGACGACCCAGAGTCTCATTTCTCTAGTATTCCTGATGCTTTTTGGTGGGCAGTGGTTACTATGACCACAGTGGGCTATGGAGACATGAGGCCAGTTACTGTTGGGGGCAAAATTGTGGGTTCCTTGTGTGCCATTGCTGGGGTACTCACCATTGCTTTACCTGTCCCTGTTATTGTTTCCAATTTCAATTACTTCTACCATAGAGAGACTGACCATGAAGAGCAGGTGATATTAAAAGAAGAACCTAGTAGTGCTCAGGGTAGTTGTGCTGGAGATCTTAAGAAGAGTCCCAGTAAATCTTCACTCAACAAGTCTATAGTACACTTGGAAAATGTTGAGGGCATCAACAATGGAACTGGTACCTTAGAAAAGACTAATCTCAAAGCCAAGAGTAATGTGGACCTTAGGAAGTCCTTGTATGCTCTGTGTCTGGATACAAACAGGGAAACAGACCTGTAG
- the LOC136611204 gene encoding potassium voltage-gated channel subfamily A member 5-like isoform X2: MEIALVSWENGGAPAVAGSTTGEDGTTTTTMSGRTANRRDLLQIPRAPSWLNDYSQGREEESCQQRPQQHHHHPHKQQQQQYQPPGTGQAGGGGEGGGGGGGCGGGGVGERLQSNDIIMSYPGTNTKDCDIDTVIRLDEEEEPHAHHHHPNLPEEEEDHHFDLDEIRFYELGEEAMERFREDEGFLKDEEKPLPRNEFQRQVWLIFEYPESSSSARGIAIVSVLVILISIITFCLETLPEFRDENELPPTLSKVLNDTQQPTAPSGLTDPFFIIETTCVIWFTFELLVRFFACPSKSEFSKNIMNIIDIVAIIPYFITLGTELAEQQTNNGQQAMSLAILRVIRLVRVFRIFKLSRHSKGLQILGQTLKASMRELGLLIFFLFIGVILFSSAVYFAEADDPESHFSSIPDAFWWAVVTMTTVGYGDMRPVTVGGKIVGSLCAIAGVLTIALPVPVIVSNFNYFYHRETDHEEQVILKEEPSSAQGSCAGDLKKSPSKSSLNKSIVHLENVEGINNGTGTLEKTNLKAKSNVDLRKSLYALCLDTNRETDL, encoded by the exons ATGGAGATTGCTTTGGTGAGTTGGGAGAACGGTGGAGCCCCAGCTGTAGCTGGCAGCACAACAGGAGAAGATGGAACTACAACCACCACCATGTCAGGCAGAACAGCAAACAGGAGGGATCTGCTGCAAATCCCCAGGGCACCATCTTGGCTGAATGATTACAGTCAAGGGAGAGAAGAGGAAAGCTGCCAGCAACGACCACAAcaacatcatcatcatcctcacaagcaacagcagcagcaatatCAGCCACCGGGGACTggacaagcaggaggaggaggagaaggtggtggtggtggaggtggatgtggaggaggaggtgtgggcGAACGGTTGCAAAGCAACGACATTATCATGAGCTACCCTGGCACTAACACCAAGGACTGTGATATAGACACTGTCATCAGgttggatgaggaggaggaaccccatgcccaccaccaccaccccaacctgcctgaggaggaggaggaccacCACTTTGACTTAG ATGAAATTCGTTTCTATGAATTGGGTGAAGAAGCCATGGAGAGGTTCAGAGAAGATGAGGGCTTCCTTAAAGATGAGGAGAAGCCTCTTCCAAGGAATGAGTTCCAGCGCcaggtatggcttatatttgaaTATCCTGAAAGTTCAAGTTCTGCCAGAGGTATTGCCATAGTCAGTGTGCTTGTCATTCTCATCTCTATCATCACCTTCTGCCTGGAGACCTTACCAGAGTTCAGGGATGAGAATGAGCTGCCCCCGACACTGTCTAAGGTGCTGAATGACACCCAACAGCCTACTGCCCCAAGTGGCCTGACAGATCCCTTCTTCATTATAGAGACTACTTGTGTCATATGGTTCACCTTTGAATTACTTGTCAGGTTCTTCGCTTGCCCCAGCAAATCTGAGTTCTCCAAGAACATCATGAACATCATTGATATAGTGGCCATCATCCCTTACTTTATAACCCTTGGAACAGAGCTGGCTGAGCAACAGACTAACAATGGACAGCAGGCTATGTCTTTGGCCATCTTGCGGGTCATTCGTTTGGTAAGAGTCTTCAGAATATTTAAGTTGTCCAGGCACTCTAAAGGACTGCAGATCTTGGGGCAGACTTTAAAGGCCAGTATGAGAGAATTGGGGTTGCTGATATTTTTCCTTTTCATTGGAGTTATACTGTTTTCCAGCGCTGTTTACTTTGCAGAAGCTGACGACCCAGAGTCTCATTTCTCTAGTATTCCTGATGCTTTTTGGTGGGCAGTGGTTACTATGACCACAGTGGGCTATGGAGACATGAGGCCAGTTACTGTTGGGGGCAAAATTGTGGGTTCCTTGTGTGCCATTGCTGGGGTACTCACCATTGCTTTACCTGTCCCTGTTATTGTTTCCAATTTCAATTACTTCTACCATAGAGAGACTGACCATGAAGAGCAGGTGATATTAAAAGAAGAACCTAGTAGTGCTCAGGGTAGTTGTGCTGGAGATCTTAAGAAGAGTCCCAGTAAATCTTCACTCAACAAGTCTATAGTACACTTGGAAAATGTTGAGGGCATCAACAATGGAACTGGTACCTTAGAAAAGACTAATCTCAAAGCCAAGAGTAATGTGGACCTTAGGAAGTCCTTGTATGCTCTGTGTCTGGATACAAACAGGGAAACAGACCTGTAG